One segment of Ziziphus jujuba cultivar Dongzao chromosome 12, ASM3175591v1 DNA contains the following:
- the LOC107428260 gene encoding uncharacterized protein LOC107428260 isoform X1: MYVTRPLSLYRRSPESLSLPPPEGPNSGYLVILDEESEKTTCFGLCKDIYIRDLPFPQNKGLTISFTTGQSTFQDGAVLIPVLNQPLSTNCYYVMSRKGKHTGEASTSSKEEDTITCCWCCRCIQDVKPGPLDPLDEYQQVEIIHKKHGSFTAKSVVPDGHPPEFLRRKYWNIFMSTRHNYQLDEALGLDPSLRKRLPEFNNLSLSNQSSDSAIVVGKWYCPFMFVHEDLKLKDRMKISMFYEVTLEQSWQKIFSCDNNENDRSNVVVVDVLVQKEEVFINGGRGATIGDAISVNNGVMWFANRNSGGEERRVGLSVLVVERLKWEEERFGWVGGDEKKVKVESAEEYGGKDIGWTKFGCFVLVERFVFRRLDGSIVLSYDFKHTHQIRSKWECDNLVLKFTVVIKFIL, translated from the exons atgtatgtgACAAGGCCTCTGTCTTTGTATAGAAGGTCTCCTGAATCTCTTTCATTGCCACCTCCAGAGGGTCCAAATTCCGGTTATTTGGTTATCTTGGATGAAGAATCTGAAAAAACAACTTGTTTTGGGTTGTGCAAGGATATTTATATCAGGGACCTGCCTTTCCCTCAGAACAAAGGTCTAACAATTTCCTTCACAACAGGCCAAAGTACCTTCCAAGATGGTGCCGTTCTAATTCCAGTGCTTAATCAGCCTTTGTCTACCAATTGCTATTATGTAATGAGTAGGAAAGGGAAGCATACAGG GGAAGCAAGCACTAGTTCGAAGGAAGAGGATACAATCActtgctgctggtgctgccgTTGCATTCAAGATGTTAAACCAGGACCATTGGATCCACTGGATGAATATCAACAAGTAGAGATAATTCATAAAAAGCACGGAAGCTTTACAGCTAAATCTGTTGTCCCAGATGGGCATCCTCCTGAATTCTTAAGGAGAAAATATTGGAATATTTTTATGAGCACACGCCACAATTACCAATTAGATGAAGCTCTAGGCCTCGATCCTTCACTAAGAAAACGTCTACCGGAGTTTAACAATTTGTCATTGTCGAATCAAAGCTCTGATAGTGCTATAGTTGTTGGGAAGTGGTATTGTCCTTTCATGTTTGTGCATGAAGATTTGAAGTTGAAGGACCGGATGAAGATATCAATGTTTTACGAAGTGACACTCGAGCAAAGCTGGCAAAAGATTTTTTCATGTGACAATAATGAGAATGATAGAAGCAATGTGGTTGTTGTGGATGTTTTGGTTCAAAAAGAAGAGGTCTTCATTAATGGTGGAAGAGGTGCAACTATAGGGGATGCTATAAGTGTGAACAATGGGGTGATGTGGTTTGCGAATCGCAACAGTggaggagaagaaagaagagtaGGATTGAGTGTGTTGGTTGTAGAGAGATTGAAATGGGAGGAAGAGAGATTTGGATGGGTTGGTGGAGATGAAAAGAAAGTGAAGGTAGAGAGTGCAGAGGAATATGGAGGGAAAGATATTGGGTGGACAAAATTTGGTTGTTTTGTGTTGGTGGAGAGGTTTGTGTTTAGGAGATTGGATGGAAGCATTGTTTTGAGCTATGATTTTAAGCACACCCACCAGATCAGAAGCAAATGGGAATGTGATAATTTGGTTCTTAAATTTACTGTTGTAATAAAGTTCATTTTGTGA
- the LOC107428260 gene encoding uncharacterized protein LOC107428260 isoform X2, with product MYVTRPLSMYRENPSALSLPPPEGPNTGILVIQDEGSEPRRFFGLFKSHEIKHLPIPQNKDIKLRYSTGTSNNNTSVEHFYAAFVPVLGQPLSSNRYYAIKSRGSHKGEAYTCSTEDDLEICCFCTFAPTLEPKPLHPRNIYQQFEIHHKGSFNQIGGFVAKSIAPDGFPPKFLGRKGWEIHTQSSSHDLNLREAPGLDTSLRAQLPNFNFPLSNRSSDPVVVGKWYCPFMFIKEGTPGDQMTRSMYYEMTLEQRWENIYACENESAELGKGNSNSVVVDVPVGSKVAAIGGRQGGGVHEERDGVRGLVWYKGDGISVGLSLVIVERMEWEVKRFGWVGGKEKEARVKKVEEVGEWKRFGCFVLVERFVLKRMDRSLVLTCDFRHTHQIRSRWE from the exons atgtatgtgaCAAGGCCTCTTTCCATGTACAGAGAGAATCCCTCAGCTCTCTCTTTGCCTCCCCCTGAGGGTCCCAATACTGGGATTTTGGTCATCCAAGATGAAGGATCCGAGCCTAGACGTTTCTTTGGATTGTTCAAGAGCCATGAGATCAAACACCTACCTATACCTCAAAACAAAGACATAAAGCTTCGTTATTCAACTGGCACCAGCAATAATAACACAAGTGTTGAGCATTTCTATGCCGCTTTCGTTCCAGTTCTTGGTCAGCCATTATCTTCCAATCGGTATTATGCAATCAAGTCACGCGGAAGCCATAAAGG TGAAGCTTACACCTGCTCAACCGAGGATGACTTGGAAATCTGTTGTTTCTGCACTTTTGCTCCCACTTTGGAACCAAAACCATTGCACCCCAGAAACATATACCAACAGTTTGAAATCCACCACAAAGGGAGTTTTAACCAAATAGGTGGATTTGTAGCCAAATCCATAGCTCCTGACGGATTCCCACCAAAGTTCTTGGGAAGAAAAGGTTGGGAAATTCACACACAAAGTTCTTCCCATGATCTCAACTTACGTGAAGCACCAGGACTAGACACTTCCCTCAGAGCCCAACTTCCAAATTTCAACTTCCCATTATCAAATAGGAGCTCTGATCCTGTTGTTGTAGGGAAATGGTACTGTCCCTTCATGTTCATCAAAGAAGGCACACCGGGAGATCAAATGACCAGGTCAATGTACTATGAAATGACACTTGAGCAAAGATGGGAAAATATTTATGCTTGTGAGAATGAGAGTGCTGAGCTTGGCAAGGGAAATAGTAATTCAGTGGTTGTTGATGTTCCTGTTGGGAGCAAAGTGGCAGCCATTGGTGGAAGACAAGGTGGTGGAGTTCATGAAGAGAGAGATGGGGTTCGTGGGTTGGTGTGGTATAAGGGAGATGGAATTAGTGTCGGTTTGAGTTTGGTGATTGTGGAGAGAATGGAGTGGGAAGTGAAAAGGTTTGGCTGGGTTGGAGGAAAAGAGAAGGAAGCGAGAGtgaagaaagttgaagaggttGGAGAGTGGAAGAGATTTGGTTGCTTTGTTTTGGTTGAAAGATTTGTGTTGAAAAGAATGGATAGAAGCTTGGTATTAACTTGTGATTTCAGGCATACTCATCAGATCCGAAGCAGATGGGAATGA
- the LOC107428268 gene encoding uncharacterized protein LOC107428268, protein MYVTRHLSLYRRSPESLSLPTPEGPNSGYLVLFDEESETFTCLGCKDTDIRDLPFPQNKNLTIDYGSATGTESPTNDYEDVIFIPVLNQPLSSNRYYVIMRKGNHRGEASTSSKEEDVTTGCCCTYISDVKPRPLNPLDECQQFEIICKKHRGFKAKSVASDGIPSQLLRPKYWQVSMRTPRNYQLQDASGLDPSLRKRLPEFNNFSLSNGSSENVVVGKWYCPFMFVHEDLKLKDQIKISTFYEVTLEQRWHKIFSCDNAGSDQRKVVLVDVSVQKEEVSINGGRAANVGEAKNGVKNGVMWFKSCDGGEETKVGFSMLVVERMNWEEERVGWDGVDEKEVKVKRAEEYGGEDTGWRRFGCFVLVERFVFKRMDRSIVLAYDFKHTHQIRCKWE, encoded by the exons ATGTATGTGACAAGGCATCTGTCTTTGTACAGAAGGTCTCCTGAATCTCTCTCATTGCCAACTCCGGAGGGTCCAAATTCTGGTTATCTGGTACTCTTCGACGAAGAATCTGAGACCTTCACTTGTTTGGGATGCAAGGATACTGATATCAGAGACCTGCCTTTCCCACAGAACAAGAATCTAACTATTGATTATGGATCAGCAACTGGAACAGAATCTCCAACAAATGATTATGAAGATGTTATTTTCATTCCAGTGCTTAACCAGCCGTTGTCATCCAATCGGTACTATGTTATCATGAGAAAAGGGAACCATAGAGG GGAAGCAAGTACAAGTTCAAAGGAAGAGGACGTAACCACTGGATGTTGTTGTACTTATATTAGCGATGTTAAACCAAGGCCATTAAATCCCCTGGATGAATGTCAGCAATTTGAGATAATTTGCAAGAAGCATAGAGGGTTCAAAGCTAAGTCTGTTGCTTCAGATGGGATACCTTCTCAATTATTGAGGCCAAAATATTGGCAAGTTTCTATGAGAACACCCCGGAATTATCAATTACAGGATGCTTCAGGTCTTGATCCTTCTCTACGAAAGCGTCTACCAGAGTTCAACAACTTTTCATTGTCAAATGGAAGTTCTGAAAATGTTGTTGTTGGGAAATGGTATTGTCCTTTCATGTTTGTGCATGAAGATTTGAAGTTAAAAGACCAGATAAAAATATCTACCTTTTATGAAGTGACACTTGAGCAGAGATGGCATAAGATTTTCTCATGTGACAATGCTGGGAGTGATCAAAGAAAAGTGGTTCTTGTAGATGTTTCTGTTCAAAAAGAAGAGGTGTCCATTAATGGTGGAAGAGCAGCAAACGTTGGGGAAGCTAAGAATGGTGTGAAAAATGGCGTTATGTGGTTTAAAAGTTGTGATGGTGGAGAAGAAACAAAAGTAGGGTTTAGTATGTTAGTTGTAGAGAGAATGAATTGGGAAGAAGAAAGAGTTGGATGGGATGGTGTGGATGAAAAGGAAGTGAAGGTAAAGAGAGCAGAGGAATATGGAGGGGAAGATACTGGGTGGCGAAGATTTGGTTGCTTTGTGTTGGTGGAGAGGTTTGTGTTTAAGAGAATGGACAGAAGCATTGTTTTGGCCTATGATTTCAAGCACACACACCAGATTAGGTGCAAATGGGAATGA